Proteins co-encoded in one Gopherus evgoodei ecotype Sinaloan lineage chromosome 4, rGopEvg1_v1.p, whole genome shotgun sequence genomic window:
- the PRELP gene encoding prolargin: MKAAFRLLLLLILVLISEVNGQRRKPGRKPARPTPEPVEPTELPPPLPPGPPSVFPDCPRECFCPPDFPSALYCDSRNLRKVPLIPSRIHYLYLQNNFIDSLPEESFKNATELRWVNLDNNRIRKLDRRVMEQLDSLIFLYMEKNQLKEVPSFLPANLEQLRLSRNQISKIPSGVFNKLEHLVLLDLHHNKLSDGVFNKNTFRGLKNLMQLNLAHNILRKLPPGLPSAVHQLFLDRNNIEDIPDDYFKEFPNLAFLRLNYNQISDKGLPKNSFNLSNLLVLQLAHNKLTTMPFINPKLEHLYLNDNSIEKINGTQICPTSLVTFQDYSSDLENVPRLRYLRLDGNQLKPPIPLDLMMCFRLLQSVVF, from the exons ATGAAGGCAGCATTCAGATTGCTTCTCCTCCTCATCCTTGTGTTGATCTCTGAAGTGAACGGGCAGAGGCGGAAGCCTGGGCGGAAGCCCGCCCGCCCGACTCCTGAGCCAGTCGAGCCAACAGAGCTGCCTCCGCCCCTGCCACCAGGCCCCCCCTCCGTCTTCCCGGATTGCCCCAGAGAATGCTTTTGTCCTCCAGACTTCCCCTCAGCCCTCTACTGTGACAGCCGCAACCTAAGGAAGGTGCCCCTCATCCCTTCCAGGATCCACTACCTCTATCTCCAGAACAACTTCATTGACAGCCTCCCAGAGGAGTCTTTCAAGAATGCCACAGAGCTGAGGTGGGTCAACTTGGACAACAACCGCATCAGGAAGTTGGACCGGCGGGTGATGGAGCAGTTGGACAGCCTAATCTTTCTGTACATGGAGAAGAACCAGCTCAAGGAGGTGCCATCTTTCCTGCCAGCCAACCTGGAGCAGCTGCGTCTGAGCAGGAATCAGATCTCCAAGATCCCCTCTGGGGTTTTCAACAAGCTGGAGCACCTGGTCCTCCTGGACCTGCACCACAACAAGCTGAGTGATGGAGTCTTCAACAAAAACACCTTCAGGGGGCTCAAGAACCTCATGCAGCTCAACCTAGCCCACAACATCCTGCGGAAGTTGCCTCCTGGGCTGCCCAGTGCTGTCCACCAGCTCTTCCTAGACAGGAACAACATTGAGGACATCCCTGATGACTACTTCAAAGAATTCCCCAATCTGGCCTTCCTCAGGCTCAACTACAATCAGATTTCTGACAAAGGGCTGCCCAAGAACTCCTTCAACCTCAGCAACCTTCTGGTGCTGCAACTGGCGCATAATAAGCTCACCACTATGCCCTTCATCAACCCCAAACTGGAGCACCTCTACCTAAACGACAATTCCATTGAAA AAATCAACGGGACCCAGATTTGCCCCACCTCCCTGGTCACCTTCCAAGACTACTCCTCAGATCTAGAAAATGTGCCCCGGCTCCGCTACCTGCGCCTGGACGGCAACCAACTGAAACCTCCCATCCCCTTGGACCTCATGATGTGCTTCCGGCTCCTACAGTCAGTTGTGTTTTAA